The genome window TATCATGAAAACAATCAGTGAGTCCTGATGAGCTATGCGGTCAAAGTTTAGATCCATATCAACAGCATGTGTCAGTGTgtgcaggaaacaggaagtgaggtGAAGCTGTGTGATAACACCGTGTCAGTCTCCATACTTTGTTAATTCATTCAAACACTGCGATGCAATGACACACTTGCAGTCACACCCATGCATCAGACCTGAGCTACCTGAGCGACTCTGACAGGATGAGGAGCTAAAAGAGAGCAGAGGCCGTCACTGAGGACTGACGTCTTGTCAGAAAGAATAACATTGTAGATACAGGTGCCAGGGAACTGTTGACTCATTCTCCCAAAGACAGATATACCAGGTGGAAGATGACATCATGGgaaatgtctgtctgtctgtctgtctgtctgtctgtctgtctgtctgtctgtctgtctgtctgtctgtgtgtgtgtgtgtgtgtgtcaggtgagTCATACCCAGGTCATTGTTCTTGGTCATAGCTGCAGCAGCTCTGGAGCGAGGTCCTTGCTGGTTGAAGCGGTAGCCAAACTTCACTACGGTGTTGTTTTGTTCCAACATTTTAGCCATCTCCATCTCTACAGTAGTACCCAGCTGCTGCctctgaaacacaaacaaatacaGAAGTCTGATTATCAGTCAGAGCCACTTTGGTTTATAATCGATTAGGAGTAACACCTGGTCCATACATAAGGTCGAGTTATGTTTTTTAAACAAAGCTTCATCAATACACAAAAAGCGTTTTAGGTGATTTTGTAAACTTTTGATTTAAGTTGTTTTCAAGCTTCCTTTACCTATCCTCTTCTGGAAACTATcaatcatttattttctttcttttttttaaatcactgcTTTGTGTTGTTTGACATTTTCTTCCAATGTACGCTGCATGACAAACAATTTCAACTTATTTAGGCTGTATGActactttatttaaaaataatatatagcCCTCCTTTCCGATCCTAGTGTGcttatatgtgtgtatgtgtgtgtgtgtgtgtgtgtgtgtgtgtgtgtgtgtgtgtgtgtgtgtgtgtgtgtgtgtgtgtgtgtgtgtgtgtgtgtgtgtgtgtgtgtgtgtgtgtgtgtgtgtgtgtgtgtgtgtgtgtgtgtgtgtgtgtgtgtgtgtgtgtgtgtgtgtgtgtgtgtgtgtgtgtgtgtgtgtgtgtgtgtgtgtgtgtgtgtgttcacaaagCATCTGGTACCTGGTTGTCTATCTTGATCTCTGTGAGTGTGTCGTTGTCTCGCAACGCATCAACTAAACTCTGCATCCCGGCCCCGGTGATGAAGTTAGACTCCAAGTTCAAACTCCGCAACGTCTTGTTCTCTCGCAGCATGTCACTGAACACCTgcgggggaggaagaggaaggaggAAATATGTAAATATGGAGTTGTCAGGTGTCCACAGACATATTAACAGCCCACACGCAGCTCTCCCTCACCACAGCGACTGGGTCGTTACTCCGCGTTGCTGCCAGGCTGAACTTCTTGACGCTCGTGTTCTTCTCCATGGCTTTGGCAAATTCCTTCAGTGTTGGAATCGGGATGTTCTGGAAAAGCAACAAAGAAACGCTGTCATCGGTCCAAAGATAGATAAGCATATAGACACTGATAGCATGAGTTTCTGCTTACCTTAATGTTGTTGAGGTTGACCTCTGTCAAGGAGCTGTCATTGCTTTTTATCCTCTGCAGAGTTTCGTCAACATTAGTGGGATTGGGAGGCTCATCAAATACTGGGGTCATCTTCTCCCCTTTGATCACATCTAGAGACACCCAGGCAGAGGTCAGGTTAACATGCTACATGCTTTGAATAAACAGTTATATTCAATGACTGTACTTACTGTTGTAACCCTCTTTAGATGAGGTCCCATCATACGTCTGACTACTGGTGACCAGCGTATGAACACCCAGTATCGCTGTGAAACAAGTCAGCAGCCGTGGGCAGAAATCAGTGTAAGCAcgtgttcagtgaatgaaaAGTAACTCAATCTAGAGGCCATAGCAGAGAAGAGGTTTTATTTTGCTCAGTTAGCCCTTTTATTCCCCTATCAACACCAACAGTAAAGGAAGGAGGCCTGGGAAGGACAGTCAGAGACCAGGCTCAACAGGCCCTTTCACAATGACTACTAAGCTCTCTCAAAGGTGTTTCTTCTTACCTGCTAGATCACACAGTTCCGTGTCTGTGGCGCTGGACAGGGCTTCCTCTAATTCTGGATCGAGGGTTGTGATTTCCTCCTGGCGTGTTTCTATTGGTCTCTGCTTAGGAATGAATACTTTACCTAGGAGGGAAAAGATGGTGAGTGAGTCAGCCCTCATAAACATGGGCGGGCAATCAATTACAGAGACTTCAACACAGACGGATGAAATGAGTACATGATGCAGGCAGCGTCAGGCTCTTTGAGAAGTTACACAACGTCACATTTATATAAAACTGTTCACTTTTTAATAATGTGACACATTGTTCTACATACATTGCTATCCTCTTGCCTTGAGCCAGTCACACGTTTGCAAGACTGCCAAGTGCTGTCTGCGTGTGTCCAAACATGCCCAGATCAAGCAACTGTATGATTATAAACACACATACGTTTGGAATTGACACCAAGCAAGCGTTCCCTCTCCAATGCACATGCCTCGGCTAGTTTACTTAAATCAAGCTTTCAGTTACTTAGATAAGGTAGTAGATACCTTTGACACATTCGGTCAGTGTTTCAAAACATTAAACCTACCCAATGTTATGGAATGAAGAAAAAAATAATCAATTGAAGATTTTTGTTTAGGCCAAGttaataatgaaaatgtttcTGAAGTCTGAACAACAACATGTGCCATTTAAATAAGACTGGGCCTCCTGCTATTTCACACAACATTCAGACCGGCAGAACTCAGTCTGGCAGAACTGTCTCACAAATTTGGCATCACCATGGTAACCTATCTGAGGCAAGAAACGGAAAGAGCGAAGGAAGTCATGGAACAATGAAGAGAGTCTAATCTGAACCGCACTGCTGGAGCAACACACACTGAGAGACCATGCAGTGGGTGCCATTTGCTCCAATCTGCCCGTCTCCTTACACAAAAACACCCCAAGaacaggcagccccccccccttccaTCCCTCCAAGTCAGTCAAGCTAGTCAAATTGTTCATACTGGTCCCAAATGGGGGCTCTGGCACTTCCTGAGGGCCAGAGAACAGTAAAATACAGTCATCGGGCCGCCTCCTGTGCCAGTCCCTCTGGAGAGACATTTAGAGGCAGTGCTGAGAAGACGGAGCCAAGAGACAGACGGGCCTAAAGTCCTGTCACTTGTATTGATCCCACATGAGAGTATATCATGGAGTAAACAAACTAAATAGACCAAACAAGGCAAGACAATAACGCAGTGTCTGCTCGACACTAGAGATTATATTCAGTCAGGCAACAGATTGTGACAAGTCGTGCATTAATCGCTGCTATTCacaaaagaagaacacataACACATCATAATACATCATCATAATACATCGCATGCTGAAAGCAGTACtctaatgttgtttttaatgcAAGACAACAGTACAATACCTAAATGATAATTCCAGTCGATTACGATTTGGGTCtgtttttgaaaatgattttattggaTTAGGATTACATTTTAGATGCTAATTGATTAGCTAAGTGATATACAGAAATATAACAAAGGAGAACAAGCCTTCTTTGCACAGAAACAACTGTTTGAATGGAGCAAGGGAGATGTGTCTGTTGAATCGTTCTGTTTGTGGAAGGTTAAAACAAACAGTAGTCCAAATAAGTTTCTTTAAATCACAGATAAATATGCCAAACAAATTAAATATGATGTAATCAACCAGAACAACCCTATTAACTTAACATTTAGTACATCTTTAGCAGATGTCATTTGCAGTACCACGTCCCTGTTACACATGGCAAATGCTTTTAATGTGAAAgcaatttattaaaaaaaacctgTATACTGGAGGCGTGTGATAGAGCTGCTCTGTGTTGTCATTGGTCAACCAGCCACACCCTCCACTGTAACCTCAACAAACAAGATGTTTATCAGACTTGAACAGAAGCCTTCCCTGAACGCTTTAATTACGTGTAACAAGTTATATTCCTTTACGCTGACGCATGATGATAATGTCAACTTAAACCTCAACCACTGGAAAATACAATCACAAGCATTCATTCACCAATCCCCATCCAAGCAGAACACACATGTCAATTAGAAAGACAAAACAATGGATTCTAGCACATAGTAAGAAGTGACTCGTATAATAGGGTGGTTAAAAGGCTGCAGAGGGATTTAAGCAGGCAGTTCTTCCTCTGAATAATGTGTGTGTTACTaagaggagacacacacacacacacacacacacacacacacacacacacacacacacacacactcatgacCACATTATTTATCAGCAGGGGGTGAGTTTAACAAGGGGAAGAGCTGCATTCCACAGAACCACCACAGTGATTTGTTTTCCATGTTGTCATCTGGCGCACACACAATcatgcgcgcgcacacacacacacacattcaaacacatCCGGAGTATAATTTCTAACAGACCAGGGTTGGGTCAGGGGTAAGATGTCAGCTCCATTTTTCTTCTCTGTAAAGGGAGTAGGGTTAAGATCTTTGGAGATCCCAACAAAGAcaaggaaagaaagaaaggaaagGAAATCCTCTGGACAAACATGTATAATGTTGCTACACTCTCTATGCTAAAAAATATTTAACACCTCCTTTTCCCTCTTCTATCAAGTGACTAGATGACTAAACGTTGGTCTGAATACCAGTTAGACCAGACCTGGTTTCTCTCAAGAATATCAGGTTTATTCCGTTTTTAAAAAGGAACATTTTGTCCATTACAAACTCAGGAGTCCTCTGACAAAGGAATTCCCTCATCCCACATTCAAGGCCTTGTCTTTAACCTCCTTCAATGTCAATGCTAAGGGCTTGCTAAATAGCCTTGGTATATAACTGTGAGTAACACATACAACCACTGCTCTAATATAAAGATTAGTGCTGTGCCAATAGCTTGGCTTCGAGTTCTGATTATCTGCCAAACAACTTTACATTGACACTGCGCTTCCTTGGGTCCAGAGCAGTACATCTACAGTAGCATGACAAAGCTGCATCGCCCAGCAGAGCATAAGGATGGTTTAGCTCAAACAAGCATTGAGCCAGGGTGAGCTCTCCCCAGCATGCTAGGTGGGGTTAGAGTTAATAACTGGTCTTCACTCAATTCACAACAGAGTGTGCACAGAACacgcttttaacacatttcCCCCTTAGATCTCAAGAGCTCGCGCTTAACACTGCACTTCCTTGGGTGCTGAGTAATACAGCCGCACAGTGGA of Pseudochaenichthys georgianus chromosome 3, fPseGeo1.2, whole genome shotgun sequence contains these proteins:
- the tmod2 gene encoding tropomodulin-2, which produces MALSFKKDLEKYKDLDEDEILNNLSAEELKQLETALEEMDPENALLPAGMRQKDQTTKQETGTFSRDGLLKYLEKEAMEYKDRDDVVSFTGERKGKVFIPKQRPIETRQEEITTLDPELEEALSSATDTELCDLAAILGVHTLVTSSQTYDGTSSKEGYNNVIKGEKMTPVFDEPPNPTNVDETLQRIKSNDSSLTEVNLNNIKNIPIPTLKEFAKAMEKNTSVKKFSLAATRSNDPVAVVFSDMLRENKTLRSLNLESNFITGAGMQSLVDALRDNDTLTEIKIDNQRQQLGTTVEMEMAKMLEQNNTVVKFGYRFNQQGPRSRAAAAMTKNNDLVRKKRVEADV